One Bosea sp. 685 DNA segment encodes these proteins:
- a CDS encoding SDR family oxidoreductase: protein MTKKVAIITAGGSGMGASAARRLAKDGFAVAILSSSGKGEALAKELGGIGITGSNQSNDDVKRLVDTVFERWGRVDVLVNSAGHGPRAPILEIPDEDWQRGMEVYFLSAVRPARLVTPIMQAQRSGSIINISTAWAFEPAAMFPTSAVFRAGLASFTKILADTYAPDNIRMNNVLPGWIDSLPATDERRQSVPLQRYGRADEIAGTIAFLASDDAGYITGQNIRVDGGITRSV, encoded by the coding sequence ATGACGAAGAAGGTGGCGATCATCACGGCCGGCGGCAGCGGCATGGGCGCAAGCGCCGCGCGTCGTCTCGCCAAGGACGGCTTTGCGGTGGCGATCCTGTCCTCATCGGGCAAGGGCGAGGCGCTGGCCAAGGAACTCGGCGGTATCGGCATCACCGGCTCGAACCAGTCCAATGACGACGTCAAGCGCCTGGTCGATACGGTGTTCGAGCGCTGGGGCAGGGTCGACGTCCTGGTCAACAGCGCCGGGCACGGGCCGCGCGCTCCCATCCTGGAGATCCCCGACGAAGACTGGCAGCGCGGCATGGAGGTCTATTTCCTCAGCGCGGTCAGGCCGGCGCGATTGGTGACGCCGATCATGCAGGCGCAGCGCTCCGGCTCGATCATCAACATCTCGACGGCCTGGGCTTTCGAGCCCGCTGCGATGTTCCCGACCTCGGCGGTGTTCAGGGCCGGGCTTGCCTCCTTCACCAAGATCTTAGCGGACACATACGCGCCCGACAATATCCGCATGAACAATGTGCTGCCCGGCTGGATCGACAGCCTGCCGGCGACGGATGAGCGCCGCCAGAGCGTTCCCCTGCAACGTTATGGCCGGGCCGACGAGATTGCAGGCACGATCGCCTTCCTAGCCTCGGACGATGCCGGCTACATCACCGGGCAGAACATCCGCGTCGATGGCGGCATAACCCGGTCGGTCTGA
- a CDS encoding LysR substrate-binding domain-containing protein, translating to MPPLATLRAFDAAARHLNFRLAAEELNVTHGAVAQQVRALEASLGVALFEREPRGLALTPTGRSFHPQIRRAFALIAGAMAAIEPTQAHERRGVTVTVTPSFAARWLIPRLGSFSALAPDVEVRVLASEATERLGGPGLPDLAVRLSAPPFDRAFEAQRLLADDLFPVCSPALAATLATPVDLLGTTLLHDAHDAWPLWLELANAQAPLTVGKRFSQTALALGAALDGQGIALAPFALVADDLAQHRLIAPFGTDIRLVSERAFYLLTPKLARTRPEVALFRSWLLDESKPRPQSGA from the coding sequence ATGCCACCCCTCGCAACCCTGCGCGCTTTCGACGCCGCCGCGCGCCATCTCAACTTCAGGCTCGCCGCCGAAGAGCTGAACGTGACGCATGGCGCCGTCGCGCAGCAGGTTCGGGCCCTGGAGGCCAGCCTCGGCGTGGCGCTGTTCGAGCGCGAGCCCAGAGGCCTGGCGCTGACGCCGACGGGGCGCTCCTTCCATCCGCAGATCCGCCGCGCCTTCGCCCTGATCGCGGGCGCGATGGCCGCGATCGAACCGACGCAAGCGCATGAGCGGCGCGGCGTCACGGTGACGGTAACGCCCTCCTTCGCGGCGAGATGGCTGATCCCGCGGCTCGGCAGCTTTTCGGCGCTCGCTCCCGATGTCGAGGTGCGCGTGCTGGCCTCGGAAGCGACGGAGCGGCTGGGCGGGCCCGGCCTGCCCGATCTCGCCGTGCGGCTCTCGGCGCCGCCCTTCGACCGCGCCTTCGAGGCGCAGCGGCTGCTCGCCGACGATCTGTTTCCCGTCTGCAGCCCGGCGCTCGCCGCGACGCTGGCGACCCCAGTCGATCTCCTGGGGACAACGCTCCTGCACGACGCTCATGACGCCTGGCCGCTCTGGCTGGAGCTGGCGAACGCCCAGGCGCCCCTGACAGTCGGCAAGCGCTTCAGCCAGACCGCGCTGGCCCTGGGGGCGGCGCTCGATGGCCAGGGCATCGCGCTTGCTCCCTTTGCCCTGGTTGCGGACGATCTCGCGCAGCACCGGCTGATCGCGCCCTTCGGGACCGATATCCGCCTGGTCTCGGAGCGAGCTTTCTACCTGCTGACGCCGAAGCTGGCGCGGACGCGGCCTGAGGTTGCGCTGTTTCGCAGCTGGCTGCTCGATGAGAGCAAGCCGAGGCCGCAGTCCGGCGCGTGA
- a CDS encoding transposase: protein MTIHPCFIGCDIAKSHLDLFEETSGTSLRIANTSEAIATWLSSLDCQASFVAFEATGPYDHTLRQTLEQAGCRFARINPARARDFARATGRLAKTDAIDAEMLAAMARMLALMPDAASDPARNALAQLHKRRDQLVEMRAAERVRDSEGQDPTGSLARHLAWLDAEIATLEHLVSEALRADETLARTQALLRSAPGIGPVTAVTLIALMPELGHVSPKAIAALAGLAPFNNDSGRRRGQRMIRGGRRRVRKALYMAALAAIRTSARFKTFYDAVRARSAAAKVAIIAVARKLLVTLNAMLKTDTAFQP, encoded by the coding sequence ATGACCATACACCCCTGCTTCATCGGTTGCGATATCGCCAAGAGCCATCTCGACCTGTTCGAGGAGACGAGCGGGACGAGCCTTCGGATCGCCAATACGAGCGAGGCGATCGCGACCTGGCTGTCGTCGCTCGACTGCCAGGCCAGCTTCGTCGCCTTCGAGGCAACCGGCCCCTATGACCACACGCTGCGCCAGACCCTGGAGCAGGCCGGCTGCCGCTTCGCCCGGATCAATCCGGCGCGCGCCCGCGACTTCGCCCGCGCCACCGGCCGCCTGGCCAAGACCGATGCGATCGACGCCGAGATGCTGGCTGCGATGGCGCGCATGCTGGCGCTCATGCCCGACGCAGCCTCCGATCCCGCTCGCAACGCCTTGGCACAGCTGCACAAACGCCGCGATCAGCTCGTCGAGATGCGCGCCGCCGAGCGCGTCCGCGACAGCGAGGGGCAAGATCCCACCGGCAGCCTCGCCCGCCATCTCGCCTGGCTCGATGCGGAGATCGCTACGCTCGAGCACCTCGTCAGCGAGGCCTTGCGGGCAGATGAGACCTTGGCCAGGACGCAAGCTCTGCTGCGCTCGGCGCCCGGCATCGGGCCCGTCACAGCCGTCACTCTCATCGCCCTGATGCCCGAACTCGGCCACGTCTCGCCAAAGGCCATCGCCGCGCTCGCCGGTCTCGCGCCCTTCAACAATGACAGCGGGCGCAGGCGCGGACAGCGCATGATCAGGGGCGGAAGGCGACGCGTCCGCAAAGCCCTCTACATGGCCGCGCTGGCTGCCATCCGGACATCTGCGCGCTTCAAGACCTTCTACGACGCCGTCCGCGCAAGAAGCGCAGCCGCAAAAGTCGCCATCATCGCCGTCGCAAGAAAGCTCCTCGTAACCCTCAACGCCATGCTCAAAACTGACACCGCCTTCCAACCATGA